Proteins encoded in a region of the Capra hircus breed San Clemente chromosome 3, ASM170441v1, whole genome shotgun sequence genome:
- the AKR1A1 gene encoding alcohol dehydrogenase [NADP(+)] has product MAASCILLHTGQKMPLIGLGTWKSDPGQVKAAIKYALSVGYRHIDCAAIYGNETEIGEALKENVGPGKLVPREELFVTSKLWNTKHHPEDVEPALRKTLADLQLEYLDLYLMHWPYAFERGDSPFPKNADGTIRYDSTHYKETWRALEALVAKGLVRALGLSNFNSRQIDDVLSVASVRPAVLQVECHPYLAQNELIAHCQARGLEVTAYSPLGSSDRAWRDPEEPVLLKEPVVLALAEKHGRSPAQILLRWQVQRKVSCIPKSVTPSRILENIQVFDFTFSPEEMKQLDALNKNLRFIVPMLTVDGKRVPRDAGHPLYPFNDPY; this is encoded by the exons ATGGCGGCTTCCTGTATCCTCCTACATACTGGGCAGAAGATGCCCCTGATTGGACTGGGCACCTGGAAGAGCGACCCTGGCCAG GTTAAAGCAGCTATTAAGTATGCCCTCAGTGTAGGCTACCGCCACATTGACTGCGCTGCTATCTATGGCAATGAGACTGAAATCGGGGAAGCCCTGAAGGAGAATGTGGGACCTGGCAAG TTGGTGCCTCGGGAGGAGCTCTTTGTGACTTCCAAGCTGTGGAACACAAAGCACCACCCCGAGGATGTGGAGCCCGCCCTGCGGAAGACACTTGCTGACCTGCAGCTGGAGTATCTGGACCTGTACCTGATGCACTGGCCTTACGCCTTTGA GCGAGGAGACAGCCCCTTCCCTAAGAATGCTGATGGGACTATACGCTATGACTCCACCCACTACAAGGAGACCTGGAGGGCTCTGGAGGCACTCGTGGCTAAGGGGCTGGTGCGGGCTCTGGGCCTGTCCAACTTCAACAGTCGGCAGATTGACGATGTGCTCAGCGTGGCCTCTGTGCGCCCAGCTGTCCTACAG GTGGAATGCCACCCATACCTGGCTCAGAATGAGCTGATTGCCCACTGCCAAGCACGAGGCCTGGAGGTGACTGCTTAcagccctctgggctcctctgatCGTGCGTGGCGTGATCCTGAGGAGCCTGTCCTGCTTAAGGAGCCAGTGGTCCTGGCACTGGCTGAAAAGCATGGTCGGTCTCCAGCTCAGATCTTGCTCAG GTGGCAGGTCCAGCGGAAAGTGAGCTGCATCCCCAAGAGTGTCACGCCTTCCCGCATCCTTGAGAACATCCAG GTGTTTGACTTCACCTTTAGCCCAGAGGAGATGAAGCAGCTGGATGCCCTGAATAAAAATTTGCGATTCATTGTGCCCATGCTTACG GTGGATGGGAAGAGGGTCCCAAGAGATGCAGGGCACCCTCTGTACCCCTTCAATGACCCATATTGA